In Marisediminicola antarctica, one DNA window encodes the following:
- the glgX gene encoding glycogen debranching protein GlgX: protein METWPGSAYPLGATFDGSGTNFAIFSEAAEKVELCLFDEDGTETKIQVHEVDAYVWHCYLPQVQPGQRYGYRMHGAYDPENGQRTNANKLLLDPYATATAGDFDWDPSLFSYNFGDPTSVNNDDSAPHMMLGVVMNPFFDWAGDRPPRIPYAETVIYEAHVKGMTQLHPDVPEEQRGTYAGLAHPSVIEHLQHIGATAIELMPVHQFVQDNTLLEKGLRNYWGYNTIGFFAPHNSYSAAGQLGQQVQEFKGMVRAFHDAGIEVILDVVYNHTAEGNHLGPTLSFKGIDNEAYYRLMEDDKQHYMDYTGTGNSLNVRHPHSLQLIMDSLRYWVTEMHVDGFRFDLASALAREFYDVDKLSTFFELVQQDPIVSQVKLIAEPWDVGPGGYQVGNFPPQWTEWNGKYRDTVRDFWRGEPSTLGEFASRFTGSADLYEQDGRRPVASINFVTAHDGFTIADLVSYNEKHNEANGEGNNDGESHNRSWNSGAEGRTDDEKVLTLRARQQRNFLATLLLSQGVPMVLHGDELGRTQQGNNNTYAQDSEIAWVHWDRADTPLVEFVSSITRLRKEHPTFRRARFFDGRPVRRGEGEPLPDIVWLTPDGTAMNPEDWDAGFGRAIGVFLNGNGIRGRDARGEFIHDRNFVLYFNAHDDVVEFTLPADEYSAEWETVVDTAGSFADGEPIKAGQVIPVAAKALVVLRAFTTAEAEPDHSVAASLLYQMQTEAITLPKVT from the coding sequence TTGGAAACTTGGCCCGGATCGGCTTACCCGCTCGGCGCAACGTTCGATGGAAGTGGCACCAATTTCGCCATCTTCAGCGAGGCCGCCGAAAAGGTTGAACTCTGTCTATTTGACGAGGACGGCACCGAAACAAAAATTCAAGTCCACGAGGTCGACGCCTACGTGTGGCACTGCTACCTGCCCCAGGTGCAGCCGGGCCAGCGCTATGGCTACCGCATGCACGGCGCGTACGACCCAGAGAACGGCCAGCGCACCAACGCGAACAAGCTGCTGCTCGACCCCTACGCCACGGCGACCGCCGGGGATTTCGACTGGGATCCGTCTCTTTTCTCCTACAACTTCGGCGACCCCACCTCGGTCAACAACGACGACTCCGCACCGCACATGATGCTCGGCGTGGTCATGAATCCGTTCTTCGACTGGGCTGGTGACCGACCACCTCGCATCCCCTACGCCGAGACGGTCATCTACGAGGCGCACGTCAAGGGAATGACCCAGCTGCACCCCGATGTGCCGGAGGAGCAGCGCGGAACCTATGCCGGCCTCGCGCATCCTTCCGTGATCGAGCACCTCCAGCACATCGGTGCCACCGCGATCGAACTCATGCCGGTCCACCAGTTCGTGCAGGACAACACCCTGCTCGAGAAGGGCCTGCGCAACTACTGGGGCTACAACACGATCGGCTTCTTTGCGCCGCACAACAGCTACTCCGCGGCGGGCCAGCTCGGCCAGCAGGTGCAGGAGTTCAAGGGAATGGTGCGCGCGTTCCACGACGCCGGCATCGAGGTCATCCTCGATGTGGTGTACAACCACACGGCCGAGGGAAACCACCTCGGACCGACGCTGAGTTTCAAGGGCATCGACAACGAGGCGTACTACCGCCTCATGGAAGATGACAAGCAGCACTACATGGACTACACGGGCACGGGCAACTCGCTCAACGTGCGCCACCCGCACTCGCTGCAGCTCATCATGGACAGCCTGCGCTACTGGGTCACCGAGATGCACGTCGACGGCTTCCGCTTCGACCTCGCCTCCGCGCTCGCCCGCGAGTTCTACGACGTCGACAAGCTGTCGACCTTTTTCGAGCTCGTGCAGCAGGATCCGATCGTCTCCCAGGTGAAGCTCATCGCCGAGCCATGGGATGTCGGGCCCGGCGGCTACCAGGTGGGCAACTTCCCGCCCCAGTGGACCGAGTGGAACGGCAAGTACCGCGACACCGTGCGCGACTTCTGGCGCGGCGAGCCCTCGACGCTGGGCGAGTTCGCGTCGCGCTTCACCGGCTCGGCCGACCTCTACGAGCAGGACGGCCGACGCCCGGTCGCGTCGATCAACTTCGTCACCGCCCACGACGGCTTCACCATCGCCGACCTCGTCTCCTACAACGAGAAGCACAACGAAGCCAATGGCGAGGGCAACAACGACGGCGAATCGCACAACCGCTCCTGGAACTCGGGCGCCGAGGGTCGGACCGACGATGAGAAGGTGCTGACCCTGCGCGCCCGCCAGCAGCGCAACTTCCTCGCCACCCTCCTGCTGTCGCAGGGTGTGCCGATGGTGCTGCACGGCGACGAACTCGGCCGCACCCAGCAGGGCAACAACAACACCTACGCGCAGGACTCCGAGATCGCCTGGGTGCACTGGGACCGCGCGGACACCCCGCTCGTCGAGTTCGTCTCGTCGATCACGCGGCTCCGCAAGGAGCATCCGACCTTCCGCCGCGCGCGTTTCTTTGACGGGCGCCCCGTGCGACGCGGCGAGGGCGAGCCGCTGCCCGACATCGTTTGGTTGACCCCCGACGGCACCGCGATGAACCCCGAGGACTGGGATGCCGGATTCGGGCGTGCCATCGGCGTGTTCCTCAACGGCAACGGCATCCGCGGCCGCGATGCGCGCGGTGAATTCATCCACGACCGCAACTTCGTGTTGTACTTCAACGCCCACGATGACGTCGTCGAGTTCACTCTCCCGGCCGACGAGTACTCGGCCGAATGGGAGACGGTCGTCGACACCGCCGGTTCGTTCGCGGATGGAGAGCCGATCAAGGCCGGCCAGGTCATCCCGGTCGCCGCAAAGGCCCTCGTGGTCCTGCGCGCATTCACCACAGCGGAGGCCGAGCCCGACCACTCCGTCGCCGCGTCCCTGCTCTACCAAATGCAGACCGAAGCTATCACCCTCCCGAAGGTCACCTGA
- a CDS encoding M23 family metallopeptidase, with amino-acid sequence MSRALQTRHSGSVEAPASAPLSAAPGQVRTQRDRPHRSAMAVLRGGSKVLAMIAVVFAFTASIAAVVPNAQAYETTAIGGQAEQGDVQAMAPVDGEVPGPAVARDGYTVTAAPPPPPPPPPPPPRVVSTFASPMKMSLTPSSSSASLQWPVPAGTPMSSAYGPRSCGGCSSFHQGVDLNAGAGTPIWSMAAGVVLPPLGSGYSSYGVHVRIQSVVNGEMVETLYAHMQSGSVQVATGQTVAPGQVIGAMGCTGSCSGTHLHFEIQPGGGAAVDPVSWMRARLG; translated from the coding sequence ATGTCCCGCGCCCTGCAGACCCGCCACAGCGGAAGTGTCGAGGCGCCAGCATCCGCCCCTCTCTCTGCCGCCCCCGGCCAGGTCCGGACGCAGCGGGACAGGCCACACCGGTCGGCGATGGCCGTGCTTCGCGGCGGGAGCAAGGTGCTCGCGATGATCGCCGTGGTGTTCGCGTTCACGGCATCCATCGCGGCCGTCGTGCCCAATGCGCAGGCATACGAGACGACCGCGATAGGCGGCCAGGCTGAGCAAGGCGACGTTCAGGCGATGGCCCCCGTCGATGGCGAGGTACCCGGTCCCGCGGTCGCGCGCGACGGCTACACCGTCACGGCTGCCCCGCCGCCGCCACCCCCGCCGCCTCCGCCGCCCCCGCGCGTGGTCTCGACCTTTGCGTCCCCGATGAAGATGTCGCTGACGCCGTCGTCGTCATCGGCGTCCCTGCAGTGGCCGGTGCCCGCGGGAACGCCCATGAGCAGCGCCTACGGCCCGCGAAGCTGCGGCGGATGCTCGAGCTTCCACCAGGGAGTCGACCTCAATGCCGGCGCTGGCACCCCGATCTGGTCCATGGCGGCCGGGGTAGTTCTGCCGCCCCTCGGTTCGGGCTATTCGTCCTACGGGGTGCACGTGCGGATTCAGAGCGTGGTGAATGGCGAAATGGTCGAGACTCTTTACGCCCACATGCAGTCCGGCTCGGTTCAGGTCGCGACGGGGCAGACGGTCGCCCCCGGACAGGTGATCGGCGCTATGGGCTGCACCGGCTCGTGCTCCGGCACCCATCTTCATTTCGAGATCCAGCCGGGAGGCGGCGCTGCGGTCGACCCTGTGTCCTGGATGCGGGCCCGTCTCGGGTAG
- a CDS encoding M23 family metallopeptidase, protein MPKQRFILRASEPAEAATVANVTTPPAVAHFHRATRPGLGAVHASQRLLSALAGAFAIVMSVAFVLPSAAAFDASAANQQSGRVQTFSVADAATAPTAPTAVISAAPRDAYGVVAPPAVRWPLPPTTRMSSDFGPRSCAGCSSDHQGIDLNAPSGTPIGAMAAGVVVETNAPGYASLGVHARIQHLIDGQMVTSVYAHMQTGSMGLQVGDYVTAGQVVGLLGCTGSCTGAHLHFEVRPDGGTAVDPAAFLAARVA, encoded by the coding sequence TTGCCGAAACAACGATTCATCCTGCGCGCCTCCGAGCCCGCCGAGGCGGCGACCGTAGCGAACGTCACGACCCCTCCCGCCGTCGCCCATTTCCACCGAGCGACCAGACCCGGTCTCGGCGCCGTCCACGCGAGCCAGCGCCTCCTGTCCGCGCTCGCGGGCGCCTTCGCGATCGTCATGTCGGTCGCCTTCGTCCTTCCGAGCGCAGCCGCGTTCGACGCGAGCGCCGCGAACCAGCAGTCCGGCCGCGTGCAGACGTTCTCCGTCGCCGACGCGGCAACCGCGCCGACCGCGCCGACCGCGGTAATCTCCGCAGCACCGCGGGACGCCTACGGGGTGGTGGCGCCGCCAGCCGTGCGGTGGCCCCTGCCCCCGACGACGCGCATGAGCAGCGACTTCGGCCCCCGGAGCTGCGCGGGGTGCTCGAGCGACCACCAGGGCATCGACCTCAATGCACCCTCCGGCACCCCCATCGGGGCGATGGCGGCGGGCGTCGTCGTCGAGACGAACGCGCCGGGCTACGCGTCCCTCGGCGTGCACGCGCGCATCCAGCACCTCATCGACGGCCAGATGGTCACGAGCGTCTATGCACACATGCAGACGGGGTCGATGGGCCTCCAGGTCGGCGATTACGTGACGGCCGGCCAGGTCGTCGGGCTACTCGGCTGCACGGGATCCTGCACGGGCGCGCACCTCCACTTCGAGGTGCGTCCGGACGGCGGCACTGCCGTCGATCCGGCGGCGTTCCTCGCCGCGCGTGTGGCCTGA
- the treY gene encoding malto-oligosyltrehalose synthase: MRLPISTYRLQIRESFDLHKAAGIARYVHDLGADWLYFSPLLKAEDGSDHGYDVTDHSLIDPARGGAAGLDAASAAARALGLGILIDIVPNHVGVQTPAQSVWWWDLLTHGQASRFAEAFDVDWEFGGGKLRLPVLGDASDDTGEQGELDKLTITKGELRYYDNRFPIAPGTADDGATPVEVHARQNYELMNWRRADAELNYRRFFAVNTLAGIRVETPWVFDESHVEIVRWISEGLADGLRVDHPDGLADPAGYLDDLATATGGTYVLVEKILEGEERLPSSWATAGTTGYDALADIDRVMVDPDGRAALDALDSKLRDQSEVVSWTDLIHGTKRGIADGILCSEVLRIERDLGRAVDEVTAAEGSEISRTADALAELLACFPVYRSYLPLGLEHLHEASDLAKRHRPELAEEIDSLLVVLSDAEHPAAIRFQQTSGMVMAKGVEDTAFYRYTRLGSLTEVGADPAEFSIDVAEFHHRQQMRQASFPASLTTLSTHDTKRGEDVRARINVLAEMPDEWEATLGQLREQVPLGDGPLEVLLWEAIVGAWPASRERLHAYAEKAAREAGDSTTWTAPSEDFEQRMHALIDSAFDNPRVTELIEGFLAQITAAGWSNSLSAKLIQLTAPGVPDVYQGSELWETSLVDPDNRRAVDFDLRQLYLVAIDGGVLPEIDETGAAKLLVVARALRLRRDHQELFSRYAPLEAHGTAAKHAIVFDRGDVVTVATRLPVGLDRAGGWGDTTVILAGRPVVDVISGRVFDGGTIALSDLLDRYPVALLVPTDLLPDGAAR; the protein is encoded by the coding sequence ATGCGCCTCCCGATCTCGACCTACCGGCTGCAGATCCGGGAGTCGTTCGACCTGCACAAGGCCGCGGGAATCGCGCGCTACGTGCACGATCTCGGCGCCGACTGGCTGTACTTCTCTCCGCTGCTGAAGGCGGAGGATGGTTCCGACCACGGCTATGACGTGACCGACCACTCGCTCATCGATCCCGCGCGCGGAGGAGCGGCGGGGCTGGATGCCGCGTCGGCCGCCGCGCGCGCGCTCGGCCTCGGCATCCTCATCGACATCGTGCCGAACCACGTCGGCGTTCAGACACCGGCTCAGAGCGTCTGGTGGTGGGACCTGCTCACCCACGGACAGGCCTCACGCTTCGCGGAGGCGTTCGACGTGGACTGGGAATTCGGCGGCGGAAAACTGCGCCTGCCGGTGCTCGGCGACGCCTCCGACGACACGGGCGAGCAGGGGGAACTGGACAAGCTCACGATCACGAAGGGCGAGCTGCGTTACTACGACAACCGGTTTCCCATTGCACCCGGCACGGCCGACGACGGCGCGACACCGGTCGAGGTGCACGCGCGCCAAAACTACGAGCTCATGAACTGGCGGCGGGCCGACGCCGAGCTCAACTACCGCCGCTTCTTCGCCGTGAACACACTCGCCGGCATCCGGGTGGAGACCCCCTGGGTCTTCGACGAGTCGCACGTGGAGATCGTCCGGTGGATTAGCGAGGGCCTCGCCGACGGACTCCGCGTCGACCACCCCGACGGGCTCGCCGACCCGGCCGGCTACCTCGACGACCTCGCCACCGCCACCGGCGGCACCTACGTGCTCGTGGAGAAGATCCTCGAGGGCGAGGAACGGCTGCCGTCGTCGTGGGCCACCGCCGGCACGACCGGCTACGACGCCCTCGCCGACATCGACCGGGTGATGGTCGACCCCGACGGCCGGGCCGCGCTCGACGCTCTCGACTCGAAGCTGCGCGACCAGTCCGAGGTCGTCTCCTGGACCGATCTCATCCACGGCACCAAGCGCGGCATCGCCGACGGCATCCTGTGCTCCGAGGTGCTGCGGATCGAACGCGACCTCGGCCGCGCGGTTGACGAGGTCACGGCCGCGGAGGGCTCTGAGATCTCTCGCACCGCTGACGCACTCGCGGAGCTGCTCGCCTGCTTCCCCGTCTATCGCTCCTACCTCCCGCTCGGGCTCGAGCACCTCCACGAGGCATCCGACCTGGCGAAGAGGCACCGGCCTGAGCTGGCGGAGGAGATCGACTCCCTGCTCGTCGTCTTGTCGGATGCCGAGCATCCGGCCGCGATCCGGTTCCAGCAGACCTCGGGCATGGTGATGGCGAAGGGTGTCGAGGACACCGCGTTCTACCGGTACACCCGCCTGGGCTCGCTCACCGAGGTCGGGGCTGACCCAGCCGAGTTCTCGATCGATGTGGCCGAGTTCCACCACCGCCAGCAGATGCGCCAGGCCAGCTTCCCCGCGTCTCTCACGACCCTGTCCACGCACGACACCAAGCGTGGCGAGGACGTGCGGGCGCGCATCAACGTGCTCGCCGAGATGCCCGACGAGTGGGAGGCCACCCTCGGGCAGCTTCGCGAGCAGGTGCCACTCGGCGACGGACCACTCGAGGTGCTGCTCTGGGAGGCCATCGTCGGCGCCTGGCCGGCATCGCGCGAACGACTGCACGCGTACGCGGAGAAGGCGGCCCGCGAAGCCGGGGACTCCACCACCTGGACGGCCCCGTCGGAGGACTTCGAACAGCGGATGCATGCGCTCATCGACAGCGCGTTCGACAACCCCCGCGTGACCGAGCTCATCGAGGGGTTCCTCGCCCAGATCACCGCCGCCGGCTGGAGCAACTCCCTCTCGGCGAAGTTGATCCAGCTCACGGCTCCCGGTGTGCCGGACGTCTACCAGGGCAGTGAGCTGTGGGAGACCTCCCTCGTCGACCCCGACAATCGCCGCGCCGTCGACTTCGACCTGCGGCAGCTGTACCTCGTCGCGATCGACGGCGGGGTACTGCCCGAGATCGATGAGACGGGTGCCGCGAAACTGCTCGTGGTCGCGCGCGCCCTGCGCCTGCGCCGCGATCATCAGGAGCTCTTCAGCCGGTATGCCCCTCTCGAGGCGCACGGGACCGCCGCGAAGCACGCCATCGTCTTCGATCGCGGCGATGTCGTGACCGTCGCCACTCGGCTCCCGGTCGGACTCGACCGCGCTGGCGGCTGGGGCGACACCACGGTCATCCTCGCCGGACGCCCCGTAGTCGACGTCATCAGCGGACGGGTCTTCGACGGCGGCACGATCGCGCTCTCCGACCTGCTCGACCGCTACCCGGTGGCGCTCCTCGTGCCCACTGACCTCCTCCCGGACGGAGCCGCGCGATGA
- a CDS encoding oxygenase MpaB family protein produces the protein MSRFSDTWRSRLLTTLSGNHEGRPHWVGKIEEGDDAGFFGPGSAAWAVHGGMATMVAGIRALLMQTLHPGAMAGVHDWSRYREDPLGRLSGTIQWLVTVTFADTTLAEAESSRVGRFHDRVTGTYLDANGEERPYAAGDPELLSWVHVVFTDAFLSCHKIWDGEIPGGPDGYVREWAKAGELVGVANPPRSEAELRGQFDAFRDAGVYKNDERVAEAVRFIRNPPLRRSMMPAYRIMFAGAVASIPPDYRAMLGLKRSRLPVIWGTRVVLGGVRLLLGKSSTSEDAALVRIARLDAQHPRRDHEVGGSA, from the coding sequence ATGAGTCGGTTCTCGGACACCTGGCGGTCGCGCCTGCTGACGACCCTGTCGGGCAATCACGAGGGTCGTCCGCACTGGGTCGGGAAGATCGAGGAGGGCGACGACGCTGGATTCTTCGGGCCGGGCTCGGCGGCATGGGCTGTGCACGGCGGCATGGCGACCATGGTTGCCGGAATCCGCGCTCTGCTGATGCAGACCCTTCATCCCGGGGCAATGGCGGGGGTACACGACTGGTCCCGCTACCGCGAGGACCCGCTCGGGCGCCTCTCCGGCACGATCCAGTGGCTCGTCACCGTCACCTTCGCCGACACCACGCTCGCCGAGGCCGAGTCGTCCCGGGTCGGCCGATTCCACGACAGGGTCACCGGCACCTACCTCGACGCGAACGGCGAGGAGCGTCCGTATGCTGCGGGGGACCCCGAGCTGCTCTCCTGGGTGCATGTGGTGTTCACCGACGCGTTCCTCAGCTGCCACAAGATTTGGGACGGCGAGATCCCGGGCGGCCCCGACGGCTACGTGCGCGAGTGGGCGAAGGCCGGTGAACTCGTCGGCGTGGCGAACCCGCCACGGTCAGAGGCGGAGCTTCGCGGGCAGTTCGACGCATTCCGCGACGCCGGCGTCTACAAGAACGACGAGCGCGTAGCCGAGGCCGTGCGATTCATCCGCAATCCGCCGCTGCGCCGCTCGATGATGCCGGCCTACCGCATCATGTTCGCCGGCGCCGTCGCGTCGATCCCGCCGGACTACCGGGCGATGCTCGGGCTCAAGCGGTCGCGGCTCCCGGTCATCTGGGGCACCCGCGTCGTGCTCGGTGGTGTGCGCCTGCTGCTCGGCAAGTCGTCGACCTCTGAGGATGCCGCGCTCGTCCGCATCGCGCGCCTCGACGCCCAGCATCCGCGCCGCGACCATGAAGTGGGCGGCTCGGCTTAG
- the dinB gene encoding DNA polymerase IV, protein MSRQDGSDRQVSAESVDSSTATILHVDLDAFFASVELLDRPDLVDKPVVVSGSSSRSVVTAANYPARKFGVRSAIPLSQALRLCPHAIVLEPHREKYAAYSNQVMAIFDDMTPIVERLGIDEAFLDVAGARGLLGSPAEIGRLIRRRVQEETRLTCSVGAASTKFIAKLASGRAKPDGLLVVPAEETLQFLHPLPVGALWGVGQTTEETLIKRGLRTIGDIAATPLANLQRAVGDAAGHKLHDLANGIDPRRVTPDVAEKSIGHEVTFEVDMSDAELLRRELLRQADAVAVRLRRGGWVARTVVLKLRYSDFTTITRSRTIAEPTDLGRRIYEEVRGIYDAVGAHGTVRLIGVRVEQLTPAGGQAASLWDEDETWRDTERAVDGVAERFGRGSLLPASLLGPATHLLGRGKLGDARQRRRSDD, encoded by the coding sequence ATGAGCAGGCAGGACGGCAGCGACCGACAAGTCAGCGCGGAGAGCGTCGACAGCTCGACCGCGACGATTCTGCATGTCGACCTCGACGCCTTCTTCGCCTCGGTTGAGCTGCTCGACCGCCCCGACCTCGTGGACAAGCCCGTCGTCGTGTCCGGGAGCTCGTCGCGGTCGGTGGTGACCGCCGCGAATTATCCGGCACGCAAGTTCGGGGTTCGCTCGGCGATCCCGCTATCGCAGGCGCTGCGGCTGTGCCCGCACGCGATCGTGCTCGAACCGCATCGGGAAAAATACGCCGCCTACTCCAACCAGGTCATGGCGATCTTCGACGACATGACCCCGATCGTCGAGCGCCTCGGCATCGATGAGGCCTTCCTCGACGTCGCGGGCGCGCGCGGGCTGCTCGGCAGCCCTGCCGAGATCGGTCGGCTCATCCGCCGGCGCGTGCAGGAGGAGACCCGGCTCACCTGCTCGGTCGGTGCCGCGTCGACCAAGTTCATCGCCAAGCTCGCCTCCGGTCGGGCGAAGCCGGACGGGCTCCTCGTCGTTCCGGCCGAGGAGACGCTGCAGTTTCTGCATCCGCTACCCGTCGGAGCCCTCTGGGGCGTGGGCCAGACCACCGAAGAGACGCTGATCAAGCGCGGCCTGCGCACAATCGGCGATATCGCCGCCACCCCACTCGCGAACCTGCAGCGGGCGGTCGGCGACGCGGCGGGCCACAAGCTGCACGACCTGGCCAACGGCATCGACCCCAGACGCGTCACCCCCGATGTCGCCGAGAAGAGCATCGGGCACGAGGTGACCTTCGAGGTGGATATGAGCGACGCCGAGCTGCTGCGGCGGGAGCTGCTGCGCCAGGCGGATGCCGTGGCCGTGCGCCTGCGCCGCGGCGGCTGGGTCGCGCGCACGGTGGTGTTGAAGCTGCGGTACTCCGACTTCACGACCATCACCCGGTCGCGCACGATCGCCGAACCCACGGACCTCGGCCGGCGCATCTACGAGGAGGTGCGCGGGATCTACGATGCCGTCGGGGCGCACGGCACGGTGCGGCTCATCGGGGTGCGCGTCGAGCAACTCACCCCGGCCGGCGGCCAGGCGGCGTCGCTCTGGGACGAGGACGAGACTTGGCGTGACACCGAGCGGGCCGTGGACGGGGTCGCCGAGAGGTTTGGCCGCGGATCGCTCCTGCCCGCGTCGCTGCTCGGACCGGCCACCCACCTGCTGGGGCGCGGCAAGCTCGGCGACGCACGACAGCGCCGCCGTAGCGACGACTGA
- the treZ gene encoding malto-oligosyltrehalose trehalohydrolase — MIREIWAPNAGAVTLLADGQTHPMNAGENGWWRVDAPAPASAYGFLLDDDATPLPDPRSRRQPDGVHALSRDFDPASFAWTDGSWTGRQLAGGMIYELHLGTFTPEGTLDSAIDRLDHLVSIGVDFVELLPVNGFNGTHNWGYDGVAWFTVSETYGGPAAYQRFVDACHLRGLAVIQDVVHNHLGPSGNYLPRFGPYLHEESANTWGSSVNLDSPEVRRYILDNAMMWMRDYHVDGLRLDAVHALVDSSPKHLLQEMAEETDALSAFLGRPLSLIAESDLNDPKLITPREAGGYGLAAQWSDDFHHAVHVSLTGEVTGYYADFAKLESLAKVLTKGFYHDGTFSSFRERNHGSPVDTENMPTWRLVVANQNHDQIGNRAIGDRLSATLDYGQLAIAAVLTLAGPSTPMLFMGEEWGASTPWQFFTSHPEPELGTATAEGRIREFEKMGWDPAVVPDPQASSTFTDSKLDWSELQSGDHARLLAVYRALARLRAEHPEFTDPRFTAIDVDFDEDARWFVLHRGTASIVVNFAATEQELPLSGRVLLATDAATALTPTGIWLPGHSAVILAR; from the coding sequence ATGATCCGCGAGATTTGGGCGCCCAACGCTGGCGCCGTCACACTGCTGGCCGACGGCCAGACGCATCCGATGAACGCGGGCGAGAACGGCTGGTGGAGGGTGGACGCGCCCGCCCCGGCATCCGCCTACGGGTTCCTGCTCGACGACGACGCGACCCCGCTGCCCGATCCGCGCTCCCGCCGTCAGCCGGACGGAGTGCACGCACTCTCGCGCGACTTCGACCCCGCGAGCTTCGCCTGGACCGACGGCTCCTGGACCGGCCGCCAGCTCGCCGGCGGCATGATCTATGAGCTGCACCTCGGCACGTTCACCCCCGAGGGCACCCTCGACTCTGCAATCGACCGGCTCGACCACCTCGTCTCGATCGGCGTCGACTTCGTCGAGCTCCTGCCCGTCAACGGCTTCAACGGCACGCACAACTGGGGCTACGACGGCGTCGCCTGGTTCACGGTCTCCGAGACCTACGGCGGACCAGCGGCCTACCAGCGGTTCGTCGACGCGTGCCACTTGCGCGGACTCGCCGTCATCCAGGACGTCGTGCACAACCACCTCGGCCCGAGCGGCAACTACCTGCCCCGCTTCGGCCCGTACCTGCACGAGGAGAGCGCGAACACCTGGGGATCGTCGGTCAACCTCGACTCCCCCGAGGTGCGCCGCTACATTCTCGACAACGCGATGATGTGGATGCGCGACTATCACGTCGATGGCCTGCGGCTCGATGCGGTGCACGCGCTCGTCGACAGCTCGCCGAAGCACCTGCTGCAGGAGATGGCGGAGGAGACGGATGCGCTCTCGGCGTTCCTCGGCCGCCCGCTAAGCCTCATCGCCGAGTCCGACCTCAACGACCCGAAGCTCATCACACCCCGGGAGGCGGGCGGCTACGGTCTGGCCGCGCAGTGGAGCGACGACTTCCACCATGCCGTGCATGTCTCCCTCACCGGCGAGGTCACCGGCTACTACGCCGACTTCGCCAAGCTCGAGTCGCTCGCCAAGGTACTGACGAAGGGTTTCTACCACGACGGCACCTTCTCGTCGTTCCGCGAGCGGAACCACGGCAGCCCGGTCGACACCGAGAACATGCCGACGTGGCGTCTCGTGGTCGCGAACCAGAACCACGACCAGATCGGAAACCGTGCGATCGGCGACCGGTTGAGCGCGACGCTCGACTACGGCCAGCTCGCGATCGCCGCCGTGCTCACGCTCGCTGGCCCGTCCACGCCGATGCTGTTCATGGGCGAGGAGTGGGGCGCGTCAACTCCGTGGCAGTTCTTCACGTCGCATCCGGAGCCCGAGCTCGGCACCGCGACGGCCGAGGGCCGCATCCGCGAGTTCGAGAAGATGGGCTGGGACCCAGCCGTCGTTCCCGACCCGCAGGCGTCCTCGACGTTCACCGACTCGAAGCTCGACTGGTCCGAGCTGCAATCGGGCGACCATGCGCGGCTGCTGGCCGTGTACCGGGCGCTCGCGCGGCTTCGCGCTGAGCATCCGGAGTTCACCGACCCTCGTTTCACGGCGATCGATGTGGACTTCGACGAGGACGCACGCTGGTTCGTGCTGCACCGAGGCACGGCGAGCATCGTGGTCAACTTCGCCGCAACAGAGCAGGAGCTGCCCCTCTCGGGCCGCGTGCTGCTCGCGACGGATGCCGCGACGGCGCTGACCCCGACCGGGATCTGGCTCCCCGGGCACAGTGCGGTGATCCTCGCCCGCTGA